Proteins encoded in a region of the Oncorhynchus keta strain PuntledgeMale-10-30-2019 chromosome 3, Oket_V2, whole genome shotgun sequence genome:
- the LOC118374116 gene encoding protein transport protein Sec24C-like isoform X1, translated as MNVNQQPPMASPYGQPQPGYGQPSYAPLGGGYPGPYGPYSGPATAYQPGAPQGYSTYASFPSKAVPANPVSDLPSPLDLGSTRGPPPVSTNQAYSQYAQGDIQNGPPPMDHSMAQSAHRPPVCQSYSQGAMNLSGPHPSYPQQYGVQPSMQQMTNQMSGMQVGLGPLTSAGPGYAPPPISEPPISAAYSAAAPPSYTQAPHPVSGAPSQPSPPSEPAALQPYYDGPPPSQQQPFPSSAPPLSQPFPSSSPYSGPPPSSQSRAPAVSRQQSFPPGPPPPAQQTFPNCAPPPVSQALYSGPPPSSQPGPFPPTFASPAQYPAAQPPSQPGPPHFHSGPPPQCSMPPPSMSQQQANPLPPGPMQQPPQPGMQGGYPTQQNGAFGQPRGPQPGYAGPQYPGQQNYGAVPAPTPAPTQKRLDPDSIPSPIQVIEDDRANKSSEPFTTGVKGQTPPLVTTNFQVKDQGNASPRFVRCTAYNIPCTADMAKQSQVPLAAVIKPLAMLPPDETRPYMVDHGEAGPIRCNRCKAYMCPYMQFIEGGRRFQCGFCSCVTDVPPHYFQHLDHTGKRVDCCDRPELSLGSYEFVATVDYCKNNKLPQPPSFIFFIDVSYNAVKSGMVNIVCQELKTLLDYLPRENPEADSVVRVGFVTYNKVLHFYNVKSSLAQPQMMVVSDVSDMFLPLLDGFLVNVNDSRMVIESLLDQIPEMFADTRETETVFGPVIQAGLEALKAADCAGKLFLFHSSLPIAEAPGKLKNREDKKLVGTDKEKSLFQPQSGFYSNLSKECVAQGCCVDLFLFPNQYVDVATLGVVPVSTGGSVYKYTYFQAEMDRERFLNDLRRDVQKPMGFDAVMRVRTSTGIRATDFFGSFFMSNTTDVELAGLDCDKTVTVEFRHDDKLSEDTGALMQCAVLYTSCSGQRRLRVHNMAVNCCSQLADLYRNCETDTIINFFSKYAYRSLLNTPTKTVRDTLVNQCAQILACYRKNCASPSSAGQVSHSHSPPLGQLILPECMKLLPVYLNCVLKSDVLQPGADVSVDDRAYLRQLLGCMDVSESHVFFYPRLLPLVKLDGGSLPMAVRNSEERLSKGGVYLLETGLYLFLWVGANAQQELLSNIFGTPTFSQIDPNITSLPELDNPFSQRLREIIDSFRSQRSRYMKLMVVKQEDKAELIFKHFLCEDKSASGGASYVDFLCHMHKEIRQLLS; from the exons ATGAATGTGAACCAGCAGCCTCCCATGGCATCTCCGTACGGCCAGCCCCAGCCTGGCTACGGCCAGCCTAGCTACGCTCCCTTGGGAGGCGGTTACCCCGGCCCCTATGGACCCTACAGCGGCCCTGCTACAGCCTACCAGCCTGGGGCTCCACAAG GTTATTCTACCTATGCCAGCTTTCCCTCTAAGGCTGTGCCAGCTAACCCAGTCTCTGACCTGCCCTCTCCTCTTGACTTGG gatCTACCAGGGGCCCCCCTCCAGTCTCCACCAACCAGGCCTACTCCCAGTATGCCCAGGGAGACATTCAGAATGGGCCCCCACCTATGGATCACTCTATGGCTCAGTCAGCTCACAG GCCGCCAGTGTGTCAGTCGTATAGCCAAGGTGCTATGAACTTGTCAGGGCCACACCCTTCTTACCCCCAGCAGTACGGGGTGCAGCCCTCCATGCAACAGATGACCAATCAGATGTCAGGGATGCAGGTCGGGTTAGGCCCCCTCACCTCTGCTGGGCCGGGATATG CTCCACCTCCCATCTCCGAGCCTCCAATCAGTGCTGCCTACTCCGctgcagcccctccctcctaTACACAAGCTCCTCACCCAGTGTCTGGTGCCCCCTCCCAGCCTTCCCCTCCCAGTGAGCCTGCAGCCCTCCAACCTTACTATGATGGCCCTCCTCCCTCTCAACAACAACCCTTCCCCTCCTccgccccccctctctcccaacccttcccctcctcctctccatactCGGGCCCTCCCCCTTCCAGCCAATCTCGGGCCCCTGCAGTCTCTCGACAACAGTCCTTCCCACCTGGCCCTCCTCCCCCTGCGCAGCAAACCTTTCCCAACTGTgctcctcctccagtctcccAGGCCTTGTACTCtggcccccctccctcctcccaacctGGCCCTTTCCCACCTACCTTTGCATCccctgcccagtaccctgccgcCCAGCCCCCGTCCCAACCCGGGCCCCCTCACTTCCACTCTGGCCCCCCTCCCCAATGCTCCATGCCACCCCCCTCCATGTCCCAGCAGCAGGCCAACCCCCTTCCCCCTGGCCCCATGCAGCAGCCTCCTCAGCCTGGCATGCAGGGAGGATACCCAACCCAGCAGAATG GTGCGTTTGGGCAGCCCAGAGGCCCCCAGCCCGGCTATGCAGGCCCGCAGTATCCTGGGCAACAGAACTACGGCGCAGTCCCTGCCCCCACCCCTGCTCCCACACAGAAGAGACTGGACCCCGACTCCATCCCCAGCCCA ATCCAGGTGATTGAGGATGACCGGGCCAACAAGAGCAGTGAGCCGTTCACCACGGGGGTCAAAGGTCAGACTCCGCCCCTTGTCACCACCAACTTCCAGGTGAAAGACCAGGGCAACGCCAGCCCGCGGTTCGTCCGCTGTACAGCCTACAACATACCCTGCACGGCCGACATGGCCAAACAGTCCCAGGTCCCCCTGGCAGCCGTAATCAAACCTCTAGCCATGTTGCCCCCCGACGAG ACCCGTCCGTACATGGTGGACCATGGGGAGGCCGGTCCAAtccgctgtaatcgctgcaagGCCTACATGTGTCCCTACATGCAGTTCATCGAGGGCGGACGCCGCTTCCAGTGTGGCTTCTGCAGCTGCGTCacagacg tgCCTCCCCACTACTTCCAGCATCTGGACCACACAGGGAAGAGGGTGGACTGCTGCGACCGGCCAGAGCTCTCTCTGGGCAGCTACGAGTTTGTGGCCACCGTCGACTACTGTAAG aacaATAAGCTCCCCCAACCCCCGTCGTTCATCTTCTTCATCGATGTGTCTTACAACGCCGTGAAGAGTGGCATGGTTAACATCGTCTGTCAGGAGCTCAAGACTCTACTGGACTACCTGCCCag GGAGAATCCAGAGGCAGACTCGGTGGTGCGTGTGGGTTTTGTAACCTACAACAAGGTGTTGCACTTCTACAACGTCAAGTCCAGCCTGGCCCAGCCCCAGATGATGGTGGTCAGTGACGTCAGTGACATGTTCCTCCCTCTGCTCGACGGCTTCCTGGTCAACGTCAACGACAGCCGGATGGTCATCGAgag tttgctAGACCAGATTCCGGAGATGTTTGCAGACACCAGGGAGACTGAGACGGTGTTTGGACCAGTCATTCAGGCAGGACTGGAGGCACTGAAGGCTGCAGACTGTGCTGGGAAGCTGTTTCTGTTCCACTCCAGTCTGCCCATCGCTGAGGCTCCTGGGAAACTGAAGAACAGAGAGGACAAGAAACTGGTGGGAACAGACAAGGagaag TCTCTGTTCCAGCCCCAGTCCGGTTTCTATAGTAACCTGTCTAAGGAGTGTGTAGCACAGGGCTGCTGTGTGGACCTCTTCCTGTTCCCCAACCAGTACGTCGACGTGGCAACGCTTGGCGTTGTGCCAGTCTCCACTGGCGGCTCAGTCTACAAATACACCTACTTCCAG GCTGAGATGGACCGCGAGCGGTTCCTGAATGATCTGCGACGAGACGTTCAGAAGCCGATGGGCTTTGACGCTGTCATGAGGGTCCGAACGAGCACAG gtatcaGAGCGACAGATTTCTTTGGCTCGTTCTTCATGAGCAACACGACAGACGTGGAGCTGGCAGGCCTGGACTGTGACAAGACTGTCACCGTGGAATTCCGCCACGACGACAAGCTCAGCGAGGACACCGGGGCGCTCATGCAGTGCGCGGTGTTGTACACCAGCTGTAGTGGTCAGCGGCGTCTGAGGGTCCACAACATGGCGGTCAACTGCTGCTCCCAGCTCGCCGACCTCTACCGGAACTGTGAGACGGACACAATCATCAACTTCTTCTCCAAGTATG cGTACCGCAGCCTATTGAACACCCCGACCAAGACGGTGAGAGACACCTTGGTGAACCAGTGTGCCCAGATTCTGGCCTGCTACCGCAAGAACTGTGCCAGCCCCTCGTCTGCCGGACAGGTCAGTCACTCACACAGCCCCCCTCTTGGACAG ctGATCCTACCAGAGTGTATGAAGCTGCTGCCGGTCTATTTGAACTGTGTGTTGAAGAGCGACGTGCTGCAACCGGGAGCTGATGTCTCCGTAGACGACAGAGCCTACCTGAGACAGCTGCTCGGCTGTATGGACGTATCAGAGAGCCACGTCTTCTTCTATCCCCGCCTACTTCCCCTG GTGAAGTTGGATGGAGGGTCGTTGCCAATGGCAGTGCGTAACTCGGAGGAGCGCCTGTCAAAGGGCGGAGTCTACCTCCTGGAGACGGGGCTCTACCTCTTCCTGTGGGTGGGAGCCAATGCCCAGCAGGAGCTGCTCAGCAACATCTTCGGCACGCCCACCTTCAGCCAGATAGACCCCAACata ACGAGTCTGCCTGAGCTGGACAACCCGTTCTCCCAGAGACTCAGAGAGATCATCGACTCCTTCAGATCACAACGATCACGATACATGAAG TTGATGGTGGTGAAGCAGGAGGACAAGGCGGAGCTCATCTTTAAACACTTCCTATGCGAGGACAAAAGCGCCAGCGGAGGAGCTTCCTACGTCGACTTCCTGTGTCACATGCACAAGGAAATCCGCCAGCTGCTCAGCTAG